The DNA window AACAACTAAAGATCAGCTAATTTATGTCAGAAGATCTTACCATTGCTGATGGCAAAAATCTCTAAGAGTATCATATATAATACTTATGGAGTTAAACATTGACGGttcgtttggttggagggagtttttaagagggattgggagtttagagggatgaggctattaagtgttttgtttggttgggagacatggaaattttggtgggatggggatggggaattgaggaaggaactccctccttttcaatacctgggtaggggcaggtaattgggagggaattcctcctttactttgtctaagcaaatctcagccatccgtttttattaatgacctaatctccaactaaactccctatcaatttccatcacctctaccaaacaagatattatgattaaaaatcaaattcctatattaatctcatcatcaattccctcgtatAAACTCCCAATCACCttccctcgagttaccaaacaagccgtaaGGAAGGTTTACCTTGGCATGAATAGCCTCCAACTCCAAATTGGTCACATTGAATAGACCGCAAAGAAGCATGGCTTCACCTTCTGGTGAGATTTGGAAAACATTTAAAGTAACAGATGCCTCCACAAGGGAATTCAGCCCATTTAACGAAACACCATTCTTGTATGCGCCGTACGATAAGTCCAGGCACAGGGAAGCAAGTCGAGGAGCGCTGATAGCAAGACTAAGAGAGCAGCCTATGCAGCCTTCAATCACCAGCTTGTTCAGCGTGCTGGACTCGATGTGGCTGAACTGAATGTGACAGCGGTGGAGCTCCAAGCATCGGAGCACGGGGCAGCTATCGCGCACCTGCCTCGCGAAGCCGCTGTCCAGAGCAAAGCAAGAAAGACGCAGCCTCTCGAGACGACGGCAGCAAGAACCTGAGCCCAGGTCGGGCGGCGGCCTACACCCAGAACCGGAGGGCGCGACCGCGACGTCCAGCACCCGGGGACAGTACTTGATTCCGCCGCGGATCCATCTACCGACATCGCGACGGCGATTGTCAGCCACGGCGTGATAGTTGATATCGTTGTGACGGTGATTGCGACGACTGCGATTGCCAACCGCAGCTTGAACTACCACCCCGGTGCACACGGTGAAGGTATCTAACGTCGGAGCGTGGTGGAACATTAGCAGGTTTGCGATGAAATCCTTCATCTTCCCCCAtgtctcatcatcatcatcatcatcctccttTGAGA is part of the Oryza glaberrima chromosome 4, OglaRS2, whole genome shotgun sequence genome and encodes:
- the LOC127769273 gene encoding MEIOTIC F-BOX protein MOF-like, with translation MDRLSALPDGLLHAVMSFLPARQMAQTCVLSKRWVHLWRSVPSLNLDIREFRNLSKEDDDDDDETWGKMKDFIANLLMFHHAPTLDTFTVCTGVVVQAAVGNRSRRNHRHNDINYHAVADNRRRDVGRWIRGGIKYCPRVLDVAVAPSGSGCRPPPDLGSGSCCRRLERLRLSCFALDSGFARQVRDSCPVLRCLELHRCHIQFSHIESSTLNKLVIEGCIGCSLSLAISAPRLASLCLDLSYGAYKNGVSLNGLNSLVEASVTLNVFQISPEGEAMLLCGLFNVTNLELEAIHAKLGGVLGAKLSAFGSAKGGGRERRKFYGCCNVNEKVILHEKFDKFSSFNNLRTLSLDDCFQGMGDLKEKFKALGRLLEKCPNLEKLTLQHCWFLSGSTQRAEIETRTSGLCLQSQDQVTFHCQKLKLIEIKHDSELCCDHQLFQLMWGFWKDLKKATIILTKL